The sequence below is a genomic window from Ipomoea triloba cultivar NCNSP0323 chromosome 2, ASM357664v1.
gtaaaaaatgtactctaaaataatgtattttatgNataggcaaccgttctgtgtattcatgttagtaacacatgttgtgatgtgtttgtgcattcgaatgttatgaGGATGCGTtttgtatattttgtgttaatattctgtgtatcctaacattcgaatgcacaaacacatcacaacatatgttactaacatgaatacacagaacggttgcctataatacacagaatgattgcctagaatacacagaacgattgcctagaatacacagaactcatctccttacggggtgcacaatgcattgtgcaccctggtccacagtataatgaTCCGTTCcaataaattattgtgtggaccatggttcatatagctgtgtggaccatgaatataaagtacatttttattatattaaaagtatattatttttgtactgaaggtaaaaaatgtactctaaaataatgtattttatgtacaaaaattatgtacttttagtatattaaaaacgtactttttatttatggtccacgcgcagctgtgtggaccatggtccatgcaataatgattacCCTATTCACTAATGAGTcaacaaaaatcacaaaattcaaaaatagaaCAAAATCGTATACCATCATCGATACTCTTCTTCAAAAATagaacattatttttgtactgaaagtacattatttttgtactgtaggaacattatttaatagtatatatcaaataatgtaccttcaaaaataatgtaccctaaaataatgtacttacagtacaaaaataatgtacctacagtacaaaaataatgtactttttatttttggtccacgcaactgtgtggatcatggtccatgcaataatgattggtcatCTATGGTCCGCTAGTTAGCAATAATAGTCTACTCACGTGTGGTTGGGCTTGCTAGGTGGGCCACTTGGGCCCAAGTTTAATATCCTCTATTTATTTACACTATTTATagtccattatattattttaaaggtATTGGGCCTTATCAATCCAAGACACATTTCTTACCCGTTAGTTGATATCAATCCATTTTATGACGAGTTTGATCCATTAAAAATCATcaatttcttaatatttatcTTGACATTACttgattgatttttatttttatgtttaattactaaataaattttttaaaattaatagtgAAATCGATCTGAAAAGACATTTTCAAAGGTTGTTATTTAATTGCAATACCTCATTTAAAGGAAATCGAACTTGAGAAAGTTATTACATTTTATGGGATTTTTCAATGATAAAATTGCTCGTTAAATATATTTTCCGTAGTatctgaggctcgaacccactctcatcattcatgtgggagtgtaaatcgggacactgggtgccactaaaccacaaggtctttagcaaaTTGCTCCTTATATAGTTTCATGTATATTGCAAAAGAAtatgctttattttattattaaacattCCTTTGGAAATTTGTAATTTACTTGCAGatggaataattaattaatcataattgattttatttccttattggATATAATTAGATCGTCGAGAATTAAAGTGAATTAAATGCTCCTACTCATCAATCAAAATGCATCTTTGGATTAGCAAGTTTGTGTAGCATGATTCTTATACCAGAAATTTATGAGTTTGGTTCTTGCCAACACTCTTGATTGAGCTCATTGTACATGGTCTTTTTAGTACGGTTCACATCTTAGTGTTGTTTGCAAGCGAGCTATTGTATTATTAGAATGGGATTTATCCAGTGCACACCATCGGATAGTGCCTACGATCTTAATGGTTATTTTTGTTCTATATgactatatatgtgtattaatCGTGATAATGCTAATTCCTTCGTATGTACTCTCGTGTATAgcaatatatgtatatggtaGAATAGGTGAAAGAATTTAGCTCAAAGTTCCTTTCTTTATTCATTGTTCTAGAATAAATAATGTAGAGAGTAAGGAAGAGAGCATAGCTATTCTGAATCTTAGAGAGAAGAGGAGCCTGGAAGAAAGGCCAAAAGTCCCCTACATGAAGGGGTTAGAGTCCCTTTTTATAGGCTAATACCCGTACCCGTACTCGTGCTGATCATACATACAAAAATACGTAGGGTGGTAagccggggtatattccctatcaagtagccctCCAGTCCGAGTCCTGACGTCGAGTCAACAAGGAAGGGGTCGGGCTGGAAGACTGGCCTTACGGTCCGCGACTCAcgctagttgcctcgttaaaaatctCGGGCAAAGAAAAAACACAATGGGAAAAAAATCatagccaaggaaaaaagagcacaactttaAGCGCCAATGAGGAAGAGTTCGGGTTGAAAGCTGACCATATAGTCTGTGACTTATGCCGGTTGCCTCGCTAAAAAACCTtggactaagaaaaaacccaacgGGAAAAAATCCTAGTCAAGAAAAAAGAGTACAAATGGATCCCGAGCCAGTCGCCGAGGTGGCGATTGATTACGTTGCCGAGAGACCGGCTGACCTTATAAGGTATTTTATGCCGGAGCAACGAGTGAATCTCGTCGACCTCGACACGGGTAAGTAAGCAATCTTGCCGACGGGCGCCCTCGCTGCTCAGGAACAACATTTTCTTGTGGGCAGCTTTCGGCTCTGCGCTCGACGAGTTAGCTTCAACTGGGTTCGGGGCGGACGAACTGGCTTCGCCCGGGGTAGCCAGCGTCTGCCTCGAGCTTCTTGAGGTCGGCTGTGCGCCCCCGCGCGGTAACGAAGCAGCGACGTCTTCTACCGTGTGAGGATTGAGATGCGAAAATAGCACCGTGATGACCACCCGAGGTGATTTTCCTTGGCCCGAGGTGCTCGCTTCTCCAGCTGGTGTCGGGGTTCGCAATGGACCTTTGTGCTCGTCGCTGTCGGCAGAGACATGTTCCACTTCGTCGATTTGGTCGAAGGTGGAACCCGCGGTCGAAGGAGTGCAAGAATCGTTCCCCATTTCTTCCCCTTCGTCGTAGTCCCGACCGGAGACATTCTGGCTATCCGAGTCCGACATCCTAATTTCTTATTTAAGCGAAGGGATGGGGGTTCATTGATTTGGTATGGGCACCGACCTAAGCTACTGGGTCTGTTCCTTAAAAAGAAAGAGCGGAGGACTTACCGAGTGTGGAGACGTTAAGCGAGCGCGAACACTTTGCGGTGCAAATGACAGGAGCTTTCATTTCATCTCGGGAAGCTCTGATCTCAGGGAAAGTCTGGTAGCAGAAAGTGAGCGTTGAAGAGTGGGGATGCCTATTTATAGGTGAGGTGCGCGGGAGTTCAACTGTCGCTTGGTGCGACGGTTCGCTTTTCGAGGGTTTTCCCGCCTAGCGACTTGCACCCGTGTATAGATGTCCACCGTTTTCTCGTGTGACCGCGCGCGAGGGGCGTCGCGTTTAGCGACGGCCTGGTCGGCTGCGGAATGGTTGTTCACCCCGAACCGTTCCTATATGCTGTGATCGTCACGCTTTGGGGTGAGGGAGCTAGATGATAATATAAATACACCAGCACCGGTCGGCCCACACGGTCAGTAGGTTGGCATCTCGGCCCGACCAGTTGGCGGTCGGGCCGCCTTAGACCGGTCGACGCTTCGCCCGGCTAGCAGAGTTCTTGTCGAGGTCCGCCACGTGCTCCATCCCGCTTGGGCAAGGAGCTAGGCGGACGCATGCGCGCTACGTTCTCGCCATGCCGGAGCCTCGGCGACCGCAACTTTCCCctcttataaataccgcatttatgaggagagagggGATCTTTTGGCTGATTCTAGACTAAGCCTTGAAGTGtgctcggacagtagggaagcccactgccTACCCGCCGAGCCCTTCGAGCCCTTTCTTTGTATTGTAAACCGAGCTTGAATCCTTTGAGTAATAAGAGATCGTATTTCCCGTTTTAGCTTCGTGTTGCCGTATTTAGCATTATCAAATCGTAAGCCTATAAAATTTTCATTGTGCCCGTATTTATGTACTTGTGGAGTTGTATGTTGCGTTTCAAATATTGTACTATGaatttttatcaacaaaatcacATTTCCACCATTATAACTTttgttagtattattaaatattgaattaatttacataattatattttatcatatcatttagcaatacacacacatataatatttAGTTCCCGTGCACTTGGGTGTGTTCTGTGCGATTGTGTGGTTAAATCTTAGTTATTATTGATCTTACTTAAAATGAACGTCcaagattaacaaaattaaaaaaaaatgcagtggcaatttgataatttttgcatttatgtcaaatttaaggtgagtAGTTTTCCATTTTAAGGTGGTGATTTTTGTGGTTAAGGTACATATGTTTTGTGTGCGTGAGTTGTGTCCTTAATGTGAGTAGTTGTTGATACTTAAGGTTCGTCAacttgaagcttaaggtgcataaccGCACAACTCCATGAGAAGCTATATCCGCACTTGAACCCttcccccccccacacacataACAAATactaaacacacacacacacacacataacaaATACTAATTGTCTTTGTAATATAAAGATAATCTTCCCAACAGAAATATAAACATTACACTAATTATTAatcatttcataatttttaaccATCCATCAAGCATCATATGAAAAAATATTCACGTATAGTTTGTCTGCGCATTTTTTGATTTGAAAAATGCATATTGcacgcaatatatatatttttttacataaattAGATGATTTCACGGCGAAAGTTGGGATCGTAAGTAACTTCATTGCAGAGCTATGGGGTTGAGAGAGGGTATTTTGTTTGCCAAAGACCGGAGAATAATATAGAAGATTGTGATTGAAACGAACTTGGAAGCTATGGTGCACGTCATGAAGGGGGAATCTGATTCCCTTCCCAAAACTGATACTTTGATCACTGGCGGTAAAGCCATCATGAGTCAAATAAGAGATATTGACATCATTCATGTTCTGCGAGGAGGCAATCAATGTCCGGACTACCTGATCAACTTGGGGCAAACCAATGAGTAGAGGACAATGATACTGGATCAACCTCCGGAGGGCATCAAGactttgttggaaaaaatgttAGAGGTGTTGCTACTAGAAGAATATATTAATCCTGGCCTCCTGGGACCTTTCGGTCCCACaaacgttaaaaaaaaaattggttaaaGTACAAATACGCAACATTTAATTTGTGTTCATCCACGGTTACTCGATCTTTTATTTGAAATAACAAAGGAATAAATATGAAACGTCAAGGAAACTAAAATGGGTAATCATAAACacataataaactaaattgaagacatgcatataaatatatatatgataatgaaaCATCTGCCCATGATGTTTCGTATGTTCTTTTTCCTCTCCATTTTCACAGCTTTCAAGGATTAGAAATGCCTAGTTTTGTAGTAGACTACTTCAATATTAGGTAGTACTTTTAGTAATAAAAATAGCATTAATTATAACATTCCTTACACAGTTACACAAATAtctcattttttaaaaggaaTATATCTCATATCTTATCCGTATCAAACGTGTAAACTTGGTATTTAAAACATTCTATTTACATGAATATTATGTTAGTTTCAAATAACGTAACTTAGCTAACCTGGGGGTCTAGGTTCATTTGTGCTACATacatcattatatttattaatttaatctttcCATTAGTACAAAATAGCTAATCCGTGACTCTTGATGTATTCCGATCCTTATATGTCAATTCATAAAATATTACTCTAAGTACTATGGAGATATGGATACGCAATAATGGACGCATTTATAAATGATATTAAGTGATTTGAACTAAAACCAATTCAAATTACTTAATTCGTAATCAAAATATCTAATGTATAATCAAAGTATACCTAACTCATCAAATTTTATAACTAACTCATCATATTCAATCTAATTCATGAAACTAAATAAttcatattcaatatatatacttaactaATCAAATACCTAATTTATCAAaagaataaggttcaaattggccactgaacgtaacctaaaagtacaattaggccactcaacgaaaaaaaagtgcaactaagccactgaacactccaaatacatgcaatttcaccagatagcaggttacctttcatttcatcaggttgcatgcttatgtggatggtgaattggtattttaaaataattttttaataataataacattaaaaataaaaaataaaaaattaagtgcCTGCTtccttgttttaaaaaaaaaaactaaaaatacaatacctgcttgtttgtttgtttgttttttttttaatttaaaattttaaaatttttatttattttatttttatttttaaagtttagtattaaaaaaatattttaaaatatcaactTACCATCTATGTAAGcagcaacctgatgaaatggatggtaacctgaTATCAGGTAAAATTGAATGCATTTGAAGTGTtgagtgacctaattgcattttgaggttacgttcaatggctaatttgaaccttattcctttatcAAACTAATTACCTAATTCATCTAAAGAACTCGATTTGCAATCAAAATacttaattcatcaaaatacctAACGTATAATCAGAGTATATCTAACTCATAAGCGTTATGAGTATGCACACTTTAATATTTAATCAGAATAATTCATcgtaaaaaataatcaaatttcaaaatacaaattaaaaaaaaatcaaaaacataagatacacatattatattgatatataagcACAAGCATGCACAAatatctccttttttttttcttttttctttttttttataaaaggaATATATCTCATATTGATAAGCCGTGAATTAACCTATAAATATGCTTAATTGTACTAACTTCTAAGTGAATGTTAGGTGTTTGTGCAAGAATGAAGCTTGTTTAAGGTGTTTATGGCTCAAGGATTGAAAATCGGGACATAGGCATGTTGGAGCGTAAAATGTAAGCGAATCGGGATGATTTCAAGGTAAAATGGTGCAAGACTGAATGACCAAAATCATAACAAAGTTCAATGGAGCAACGAAGCAGGAGTTAAGTCAAGCCGTACCACCGGGAGGATGTCAAGCTGCTGGTCACAGTGTGACCAGCAAAGTGACTACTGAAATTTGCAAAGTTGTGGCTTGGTCATGATGGTGGTCACACCGTGACCAGCATCGTGACCAGGCAAATTGGTGGCGGTTTTCGGGCGCGATTtcttcaactataaataggCATAGGCTTTATTTTTAGTTGATCTTTCAAATTCTTTAAGtccttttttagtttttctctctagAAACACTTTAGAACATAAATCCTTTGTAATTCCATTACTTTTGAAGAAGATTTAGGAACAATTCTCTATTGTAATCACAcattaaacttcaattttatattttctttttacaaattCATTCAAGTAAGAATTCTAATTTCTTCTCCTTTTAATTCTccaatatattttgtatttaaattcattGTTTATTATTCCAATTGTTTTAGTTTGCAATTCCAGTCGGATTGATGACTATGACGGACTGGTTGGGTGGCTTCTTGACGGACTGGCTATACGGGTTAGTCCTTTATGTGTATTTacccatcaatatatatatatatatatatagactttaGCTCAAATGCGGTCACGTCTTAATGTACGGTCGGCTTAAAAATGGCACCAATAGTGTTAACAAAGGCACCAATTAgggaaatgcacaacaatgaaatacacaaatacaccacaaaacgtacaacacacccaaaaaaaataccATACCCCCacacctaattgtgcattttcgaacattgtgtggtgcgtttatgcatacctaatggtgtggTTTTTgtgatgcatacctaatggcgttctttttttttttttttttttttttttttttttttgtatttgtgcattttgtttattgtttgtttcctaacactattggtgcggTCGCACTGACCGCACATTATGGCGCGACCACACCTGAACTAAGGTATGGTGTATGTGCGTCTGTGTGTATTGGATCAAATGAAAACAAGCATTTAGgagagaaataaaaatcaatcCCAGTCTTGCATTTGAAAAAAATTGGACGgatcaaatcaatttttattttaaaaaaggaataacgttcaaattagccattgaacgtaacctcaaagtgcaattaggccactgaacgaaaaaaaaaagtgcaattaagccactcaacactccaaatgcgtgtaattttacctgatagcaggttaccttccatttcatcaggttgactgcttacatggatggtaagttggcatttaaaaatattttttaaatactaaactttaaaaataaaaataaaataaataaaaaattaaaaaatttaattaaaacaaaaaacaaacaagcaggcattttatttttaattttttaaattaattctttttaaaaaaacaagtaagcaggcatttaattaattaatttatttttaatgtattattattaaaaaattattttaaaatgtcaattcaccatCTACATAAGAAAGCAACCTGAtaaaatggaaggtaacctactagctggtgaaattgcatgtatttgcagtgttcagtggcctaattacatttttttttcgtttagtggcctaattgcactttcatgttacgttcagtggctaatttgaaccttattcctttaaaaaataaggttgcattttcgtaattatcaccaagtttactatgcaaacttggAACACTAAAATATCTAATTCTCCACCTTTTCTAGGTTttcacatttagtattaacattttacatatttagtattaaaagattgaacttgcaaaaatgcaaatgtgtaattgtatcgtggatcttgaatgtacAAGAAAAGCCTAAGGTTCCTACTTAATTTTAACAAACTTATTTATCTGGAGTAGTtacagataaataaataaataaacaataaagtaaagaaaacgAAACTAGACACCGAGAATTGcttacgcagttcggagctacaCTCCTACGTCTACGGAgcacttcacgtcagcccaatccactagatgatcacaagggGTTATAAGGAGTCACAAAACAACCATACAACATGAATGGTTACAAAAACACTCCTATCTacgccttcatcatcttcaagctgACCATGTGCAAGTCACAAACATCCTTTAGCAAACCAACAACATCAAATGCTCTACCAAGCTGATTTAGCACTCAAGATAGCAATAATAAAACCATATAGAGCTCTCGTAATAATCTGGACCAGAATAGCGTGTAAGAGTTAGTAATAAATCCCATGAGTTTGAGCTCTATTTATAGTCGAACCTTCAACAATTAAAACCTGAATTTTTGCAGCTGAGATCTCCTCAAAATAAGCTTCAACCAGTAGATTAAATCAGAGCAAAAATAGTGGATCATGAAGACTAAAATCGGTTAGCAAAAACTGCTTATTGGCGCTGATCCAGTCTGTCTTAAGGAAACTCTGACGTTGATCCAGAACTGATTCAAcgaactgaaaaaaaaaaaccaataaacACTAACCTAtattttttgactaataattaggTCAAATTAAAGATGgtccaaatgtgtatcatttgtacctTTACAAAATGCATTACACTTAGCGTTTCGCTTTTAGAGTTTATGAATgaatttttggttttatttggtttagtggttCAGTCTTTACTACTTAAGGTCATGCCTTTacagtttagatttaaaatttagctttttcgttgattttattaaatttacCAAGTTTGCATACATagtgaagttgatgataattataaaaatgcctcaatgttttttttttttaatatgatcaAATCTGccgaatttttataaatataagacTGTAATTAGTTCTTATTTCTTTCTTATAGTACTGTTCTCACGGGATCCTTTGCTTACATATAGGACACACTCATTTTCCTTGTTTTCTTGTGTCTCTTCGTGCCACTATGTGTTTACTTGCACCAAGAACCACActttatcatcatcttcttcttgaGTGGATCAGAGATTTCTAAACAATTTTAAAGGATTTTTGGacttatttgttttaatttctttattcttgatgatatttttatttgattcacCATACCTCTAATCTTGAATTagtatctatattttttttgaaaagagtatccatatttttttttgtttttgtttttatttttgactacaaaacaaaattccctgcatactttttttttatttgattcacCATACCTCTAATCTTGAGTTcgcgtacttttttttttttttttttttttttttttttttttcaggcgactcactataatatacatttttataactcataatgtacattattttaacttataaaattcaaagacgtcgttttggaccatggttcacacagtaATTTGCCTATAACGTTCATGTATtcttcaattgttataccaccGGAGTGATCTTTTGTCGACTGGGATCACAAGGTGAGGTTTATCCCGTGCACACCCTTAAGTTTTAATTGTAGATCAATTTAAAAGAGGAGACTTAACCAAAGACATACCAAAACTGAAAGCCCAAGAGGATGACCACGTGTACGTACAGTTATTGAACCAACTCCAAAAATTGATCCTGCTGTTTTGTTGTGCAATTGAGAAGTATAAAAATATGAGGGGGGCGATTCCACTTTTTGTCTCAAGAGAAGTATAAAGATATGGTCCTTCTGTAATTTGTTTAGAGATTTAACCTAGAAATAACTTTTGTCTAGTATTTGGGGACTACTTTGAAATCCTGACTGAAGAATAACTTTTGTCTAGTATTTGGGGACTACTTTGACACAAATGATACCCAACTAGTGAAAACTGTATAGAAATACTCCAACAAGCCACTAAACATTTGGCAGAATCGAAAAAAAAGTGTTAACAAAGCCATAGTAGAATGACTAGTTCTATCCAATTTCCAATTGTTGAGGGACCATTCTTGTCCATCTTTTTAACTTGAGGAAAAGACACAAAATTAACTCCACAAACTACAAATGGAATAAGTTCTATGTGAATAATCTAGGAAAGTCTCTAATCCTAGGAGGATGAAGGCTGCATCTCCACAGCTTGAATCACTGGAACAATTTCTTTGCCAGAAGATGACGATTCGGCTTCTTTTCTGGCATGAACATTCATCTCTTGAATGGGTGGGGGTTCTACAATTGTTACTGGTGAGGTGTTTTCTTCCAGATGATTCCTCATCTCTCTGTACTCCTGGCACACGGCACACCAGTGAAAGCAGCAATGCACCAAGCATGGATCACATGGCGCATCCTGGAGAAACAATAATTCAACACACACTTACTATTTAGATTAGCATCTATCACCCCTGCATATTTGTCTTTTGGAGCAGAAAGTATGGTATTCAAGcatgttgggcagaggccggtaaTGGGCCAAGTCCATCAAGAGGCCGGTAATGGGCCAAGTCCATCAAGAGGCCAGAGAAGGCCctgccaagtccagcaccctgcctcttgaaaatgtgatggtggtctataaggaaataaagttgcactttcgctactagctataagcGCTATCCTAACAAGTGATATCAAACCAGGTCACGGGTTTGAGTCCCAACAGTAATTGGCCAAGTCCATCAATTGGTGgataggggattgttgggtggaggccggtgaagggccaagcccagtaagcgcttgatcctaacaaaacACTAGGAAGACTAATATTACACAACTTCTGAAATGGGATGAGTACCTTCAAATGGTATTTTCTCTGCAATGCTTGCCTAGCCATGCCAGTGTAGATACCACAAACCCACCAAGTAAAGAGTAGACCCTCAGTTATAAGGCACATTGTATCGGGATCAATGCCATTCATTGCTGCTGTTACAACAGCAAGCGTGATGCCGCCTTCAACGCAAATGACATGGCCAACACATGCCCCAGTTTGGGAAATTTCTTCATTCAAGCTTTCGACGTTCCGCCCAAACAGAACACATGGACAAAATAGTCCAGTCAAGCCTACAGAATGAATACGTAACAGTAGAAATGTGGACAAGATTCAGGGCTGATTATCATGTTTCCAAAATGTAATATAATGACAGGAAAAGCCTTGTTTAGAGATGTATTCTCTGTTACACATTCTGTAAAATTATGTAGCACACAAGATTTGAGCACTTACAGAAGCATGCAAAAGACTAGAAACTATgacaacaaaatttttattgaacTATATATGTTCATTGAGAACTTACCACAGCATTAAAAAGAAGTATAGGATAACAAAAGTATAGACATTATACCTTCTTTATAGTTGCATCATATGAAGAAGTCTACTAGTTGAGATAATAACCTAGTCCTATGACCAAATAATCATATACAATATGATAGAATCTTCAGACTATCAGAAAAAATAGATGCATTGATATTTGATGATTAAATGACCTAGCAAGCAGTTGACACTTGATTGAATCTgcagaaaatttttattttactgcaCTAGTGTTCACTGGTAGAGATATACTGATTGCAAACATCTAAGACTTAAACTAGTGTCTTTTTCTGTTTGTCAACTTTACCCCGTTAATATTCATTTACTGCATGCTTATTGAGCTCAAATAGTGTACTCAGATTGCTTAAAAGTTCAGCTTTGGCTCAACTTCTAGAGTATATTACATAAATTTCTTGAagttgtatttaaaaattaattaaaactcaTCTACTACTCATGTTGTAGCCCATAGCtctataattaaaaattgtcaaaGCACAATTTATATCACACAAATGAAAGAAAACCTGAAAACACATTAG
It includes:
- the LOC116011303 gene encoding cell number regulator 6-like, producing MAEGTYVQLTKEQEAVAENITPGELNQPIDIDRFTCRRCPECGQPLPKSHQPPADEDWTTGIFGCTEDIESCLTGLFCPCVLFGRNVESLNEEISQTGACVGHVICVEGGITLAVVTAAMNGIDPDTMCLITEGLLFTWWVCGIYTGMARQALQRKYHLKDAPCDPCLVHCCFHWCAVCQEYREMRNHLEENTSPVTIVEPPPIQEMNVHARKEAESSSSGKEIVPVIQAVEMQPSSS